CGCTCGACGGACTGATCGAGCAACACGCGTAGCGATCGAGCTCCGGAGTCACGCGACACCCATCCGGAACCGACCCCCCGCGAGGAATCCACAGGCCGACCACACCCACCCACGATTCAATCATGTCCACTGACTGGCGACGAGCGATCCAAACGCAACGGACGGAGAAAGACCGATACTTCGGCAGCGATCCCCGCTCGCCGATCCCCGACGCGGAGCGCGAGTCGTTCGACGGCCTCGAGTACTACCCGATCGACGGGGAGTACCGGTTCGAACTGCCGCTCGACGAGTACGACGATCCCGAACGCGTCACCGTCGGGACGAGTACCGACGGCGAGCGGGCGTACCTGCGCTGGGGCGAGTTCCGCGTCACCGTCGACGGCGACGACGTCGCACTCCAGGCCTACAAGTCCGATCCGGCCGACGACCGACTCTGGGTCCCGTTCCGCGACGCAACCAGCGGCGACGAGACCTACGGCGCCGGCCGGTACCTCGACCTCGAGTACGACAGCCATCGGACGAGCGAGGGGAACTGGGTCCTCGACTTCAACGAGGCGTACAACCCGACCTGCGCCTACTCGGACCGGTACGAGTGTCCCCTCCCGCCGACGGAGAACTGGCTCGAGGTGCCGATCGAGGCCGGCGAGAAGGCGTTTC
This genomic stretch from Natrinema salaciae harbors:
- a CDS encoding DUF1684 domain-containing protein, whose product is MSTDWRRAIQTQRTEKDRYFGSDPRSPIPDAERESFDGLEYYPIDGEYRFELPLDEYDDPERVTVGTSTDGERAYLRWGEFRVTVDGDDVALQAYKSDPADDRLWVPFRDATSGDETYGAGRYLDLEYDSHRTSEGNWVLDFNEAYNPTCAYSDRYECPLPPTENWLEVPIEAGEKAFR